Proteins from a single region of Pseudomonas sp. BSw22131:
- a CDS encoding sugar ABC transporter ATP-binding protein — MSASAQAAVLSVSGIGKTYAQPVLGDIDLTLMRGEVLALTGENGAGKSTLSKIIGGLVTPTTGQMQFQGQPYEPASRAQAEMLGVRMVMQELNLLPTLSVAENLFLDNLPSRGGWINRKRLREDAIKAMAQVGLDAIDPDTLVSELGIGHQQMVEIARNLIGDCHVLILDEPTAMLTAREVEMLFEQISRLQARGVSIIYISHRLEELARVAQRIAVLRDGKLVCVDAMANYNSEQLVTLMVGRELGEKIDLGERRIGDVALSVKGLSRSDKVLNVSFDVRAGEIFGISGLIGAGRTELMRLIYGADIADSGTIEVGTPLRAVSIRSPVDAVGHGIALITEDRKGEGLLLPQSISANIALGNMQAISNAGVVDGNAEMSLARRQVDAMRIRSSSPTQLVSELSGGNQQKVVIGRWLERDCQVMLFDEPTRGIDVGAKFDIYTLLGELTRQGRALVVVSSDLRELMLICDRIGVLSAGRLIDTFERDSWTQDELLAAAFAGYQKRDALLSDAAPRID; from the coding sequence ATGTCAGCGTCTGCTCAGGCCGCTGTTCTATCTGTCAGCGGCATCGGCAAAACCTACGCCCAACCCGTGCTCGGCGACATCGACCTGACGCTGATGCGTGGTGAAGTGTTGGCCTTGACCGGTGAAAATGGCGCGGGCAAAAGCACCTTGTCCAAAATCATTGGCGGGCTGGTCACACCGACCACCGGCCAGATGCAATTTCAGGGGCAGCCTTATGAGCCCGCCAGCCGTGCCCAAGCCGAAATGCTGGGTGTGCGCATGGTCATGCAAGAACTCAATCTGCTGCCAACTTTGTCGGTGGCGGAAAACCTGTTTCTGGACAATCTTCCCAGTCGCGGTGGCTGGATCAACCGCAAGCGGTTGCGCGAAGACGCGATCAAGGCGATGGCCCAAGTCGGACTGGATGCGATTGATCCGGACACGCTGGTCAGCGAGCTGGGGATCGGTCATCAGCAGATGGTCGAGATTGCGCGCAACCTGATCGGCGATTGCCACGTGCTGATCCTCGATGAGCCAACGGCCATGCTCACGGCGCGGGAAGTGGAGATGCTGTTCGAGCAAATTTCCCGTCTTCAGGCCCGTGGCGTGTCGATCATTTACATCTCCCACCGTCTTGAAGAACTCGCCCGTGTCGCCCAGCGCATTGCGGTCCTGCGCGATGGCAAGCTGGTCTGCGTGGATGCAATGGCCAACTACAACAGCGAGCAACTGGTGACCTTGATGGTCGGCCGCGAGCTGGGCGAAAAGATCGACTTGGGCGAGCGCCGGATTGGCGACGTGGCCTTGTCAGTGAAAGGCCTGTCCCGCTCGGACAAAGTCCTCAATGTGTCTTTTGACGTTCGAGCGGGCGAGATTTTCGGGATTTCAGGCTTGATCGGCGCCGGTCGTACCGAACTGATGCGCCTGATCTACGGGGCCGATATCGCCGACAGCGGGACCATTGAAGTGGGCACGCCGCTGCGTGCAGTCAGTATTCGGTCACCTGTAGATGCGGTCGGTCATGGCATCGCGCTGATCACCGAAGACCGCAAAGGCGAGGGCCTGCTGCTGCCGCAATCGATCAGCGCCAACATCGCGCTGGGCAATATGCAGGCGATTTCCAACGCTGGCGTGGTGGATGGCAACGCCGAGATGAGCCTGGCCAGACGTCAGGTCGATGCCATGCGGATTCGCAGTTCGAGCCCGACGCAATTGGTGTCTGAATTGTCAGGCGGCAATCAGCAGAAGGTGGTGATCGGCCGCTGGCTGGAGCGCGATTGCCAAGTGATGTTGTTCGACGAGCCCACTCGGGGCATCGATGTCGGCGCCAAGTTCGACATTTACACGTTGCTGGGTGAGCTGACGCGCCAGGGCAGGGCCTTGGTGGTCGTCTCCAGTGACCTGCGCGAACTCATGCTTATCTGCGACCGGATTGGCGTGCTGTCCGCCGGTCGTCTGATCGACACCTTCGAGCGCGACAGCTGGACCCAGGACGAACTGCTTGCTGCCGCGTTTGCCGGCTACCAAAAACGTGATGCGCTGCTCTCTGATGCCGCGCCCAGGATTGACTGA
- a CDS encoding LacI family DNA-binding transcriptional regulator, with protein MATIKDVAALAGISYTTVSHVLNRTRPVSDEVRIKVEAAIAQLDYVPSAVARSLKAKATLTIGLLIPNGINPYFAELARGIEDHCERNGFCVILCNSDDDPDKQRSYLRVLLEKRVDGLIVSSVGGDSGLIDGLDSVRTPMVIVDRDLEHLNADLVRIDHELGAYLAASHLLTLGHRHIACICGPAQTSVARMRLAGYHRAMQEAGVSVPASWVLESDFTSPSGYSAAVSLLEHDCPSAIFAANDMVGFGVLRAAAERNIRVPGDLSVIGFDDIQMSRYVYPALTTVGQSILQLGERAAQVLLKRIAVPTTRVEQLIVAPSIVLRESTAPPTNAFTEFR; from the coding sequence ATGGCAACGATCAAGGACGTGGCGGCGCTCGCCGGGATTTCCTACACAACCGTTTCGCACGTGTTGAACAGGACCCGGCCAGTCAGCGACGAAGTGCGGATCAAGGTCGAGGCCGCCATCGCGCAACTCGACTACGTGCCCAGCGCGGTGGCTCGCTCGCTGAAAGCCAAGGCCACACTGACCATCGGTCTGTTGATCCCCAACGGCATCAATCCGTACTTCGCCGAACTGGCCCGTGGCATCGAGGATCACTGCGAGCGCAACGGTTTCTGCGTGATCCTTTGCAACTCCGATGACGATCCGGACAAGCAGCGCAGCTACTTGCGCGTGTTGCTGGAAAAGCGTGTGGACGGCTTGATAGTGTCCTCGGTCGGGGGCGACAGCGGGCTGATTGATGGTCTTGATTCAGTGCGCACGCCCATGGTCATCGTCGACCGCGACCTGGAACACCTCAACGCTGATCTGGTGCGCATCGATCACGAACTTGGCGCTTACCTGGCGGCCTCGCATTTGCTGACGCTGGGGCACCGGCATATCGCCTGTATCTGTGGCCCGGCGCAGACCAGCGTGGCGCGCATGCGGCTGGCCGGCTACCACCGGGCGATGCAGGAAGCGGGTGTCAGTGTGCCTGCTTCATGGGTGCTCGAAAGTGATTTCACCAGCCCCAGCGGCTACAGTGCGGCGGTCAGTTTGCTGGAGCATGATTGCCCATCAGCGATTTTTGCAGCCAATGACATGGTAGGTTTTGGTGTGCTGCGCGCTGCGGCTGAGCGCAATATCCGTGTGCCCGGTGACCTCTCGGTCATTGGTTTCGACGACATCCAGATGAGCCGCTATGTTTACCCCGCGCTGACCACGGTCGGTCAGTCGATTCTGCAGTTGGGCGAGCGTGCCGCGCAGGTGCTGCTCAAGCGGATTGCAGTGCCGACCACGCGAGTGGAGCAATTGATCGTGGCGCCAAGCATTGTGTTGCGTGAATCCACTGCGCCGCCCACCAATGCATTCACCGAATTCCGTTGA
- a CDS encoding ABC transporter permease: MKTTANSAALPSPGKRSGNYFGLGTYLGLAGALLAMIVLFSLLSDHFLSYETFSTLANQIPDLMVLAVGMTFILIIGGIDLSVGSVLALAASAVSVAMLGWGWGVLPSALLGMACATVAGTITGSITVAWRIPSFIVSLGVLEMARGVAYQLTNSRTAYIGDSYAWLSNPFAFGISPSFVIALIVIFVAQAVLTRTVFGRYLIGIGTNEEAVRLAGINPKPYKILVFSLMGLLAGVAALFQISRLEAADPNAGSGLELQVIAAVVIGGTSLMGGRGSVISTFFGVLIISVLAAGLAQIGATEPTKRIITGAVIVVAVVLDTYRSHRAKRRG; encoded by the coding sequence ATGAAAACCACTGCTAACAGTGCAGCGCTGCCTTCTCCGGGCAAGCGCAGCGGTAACTATTTCGGCCTCGGCACCTACCTCGGTCTGGCGGGCGCTTTGCTGGCAATGATCGTGCTGTTCTCGTTGCTCAGCGATCACTTCCTGTCTTATGAGACGTTCAGCACGCTGGCCAACCAGATCCCCGATCTGATGGTACTGGCGGTGGGCATGACCTTCATTCTGATCATCGGCGGCATCGACCTTTCCGTGGGTTCGGTGCTGGCGCTGGCAGCGTCCGCGGTCAGCGTGGCGATGCTCGGTTGGGGCTGGGGCGTTTTGCCCTCCGCGTTGCTGGGCATGGCGTGCGCAACGGTGGCGGGGACAATCACCGGTTCGATCACCGTGGCCTGGCGCATCCCCTCGTTCATCGTCTCGCTTGGGGTTCTGGAAATGGCCCGTGGCGTGGCCTACCAACTGACCAACTCGCGCACCGCATACATCGGCGACTCCTACGCCTGGCTGTCGAACCCTTTCGCTTTTGGCATCTCGCCCTCGTTCGTGATTGCATTGATCGTGATCTTCGTGGCGCAAGCGGTGCTCACGCGCACGGTGTTTGGTCGTTACCTGATCGGCATTGGCACCAATGAAGAGGCCGTGCGTCTGGCAGGTATCAATCCAAAACCCTACAAGATCCTGGTGTTTTCGCTCATGGGCTTGCTGGCAGGCGTGGCAGCGCTATTCCAGATTTCGCGCCTTGAAGCGGCCGACCCCAACGCAGGTTCCGGCCTGGAGTTGCAGGTCATCGCGGCGGTCGTGATTGGCGGCACCAGCCTGATGGGCGGCCGTGGGTCGGTCATTAGCACCTTCTTCGGCGTACTGATTATCTCGGTGCTGGCTGCGGGCCTTGCGCAAATCGGCGCGACCGAACCCACCAAGCGCATCATCACCGGTGCGGTGATCGTGGTGGCCGTGGTGCTCGACACCTACCGCAGCCATCGCGCTAAACGGCGCGGCTGA
- a CDS encoding sugar ABC transporter substrate-binding protein codes for MKLPFAARLLAVAMLTATAVSLPISSAFADEAKKPTVALVMKSLANEFFLTMEDGAKVYQKEHSADFDLISNGIKNESDTAAQIDIVNQMIVKKVDALVIAPADSKALASVLKKAMDAGIKVVNIDNQLDVDVLKSKNMEVPFVGPNNRKGAKLVGDYLAKQLTAGDQVGIIEGVSTTTNAQQRTAGFKDAMDGAQMKIVSTQSGNWEIDKGNAVASAMLNEYPNLKALLAGNDSMALGAVSAVRAAGKAGKVQVVGYDNINAIKPMLKDGRILATADQFAARQAVFGIDTALKMIKGEKLDIKDGVIETPVELVTKP; via the coding sequence GCCTTTCGCTGCTCGTCTTCTTGCTGTTGCCATGCTCACCGCCACCGCGGTTTCCCTGCCCATTTCCTCTGCATTCGCCGACGAAGCCAAAAAGCCCACCGTCGCGCTGGTGATGAAGTCCCTCGCCAACGAGTTCTTCCTGACCATGGAGGACGGCGCCAAGGTCTATCAGAAGGAGCACTCCGCTGATTTCGACCTGATCTCCAACGGCATCAAAAACGAATCCGATACCGCCGCCCAAATTGATATCGTCAACCAGATGATCGTCAAGAAAGTCGACGCACTGGTGATTGCGCCGGCCGACTCAAAAGCTTTGGCCTCCGTTCTCAAAAAAGCGATGGATGCTGGCATCAAGGTCGTCAACATCGACAACCAGCTGGATGTCGATGTGCTTAAAAGCAAAAACATGGAAGTGCCTTTCGTAGGCCCGAACAACCGCAAGGGCGCCAAGCTGGTGGGTGATTACCTGGCCAAGCAACTGACGGCCGGTGATCAGGTCGGCATCATCGAAGGTGTTTCGACCACCACCAATGCCCAGCAGCGCACCGCCGGCTTCAAAGATGCAATGGACGGCGCGCAGATGAAGATCGTCTCCACCCAATCCGGTAACTGGGAAATCGACAAAGGTAACGCTGTTGCCTCGGCCATGCTCAACGAGTACCCGAACCTGAAAGCATTGCTGGCTGGTAACGACAGCATGGCGTTGGGCGCGGTGTCGGCGGTGCGTGCCGCAGGCAAGGCGGGCAAAGTACAAGTGGTCGGCTACGACAACATCAACGCCATCAAGCCAATGCTCAAAGACGGTCGGATTCTGGCGACAGCGGACCAGTTCGCAGCGCGCCAGGCGGTGTTCGGTATCGACACGGCACTGAAGATGATCAAGGGCGAAAAACTCGACATCAAAGACGGCGTGATCGAGACGCCGGTCGAGTTGGTCACCAAGCCGTAA